In a genomic window of uncultured Flavobacterium sp.:
- a CDS encoding Two component regulator three Y domain protein, whose product MKCLTTLLLIFGFTLNIFADTVSDKEKDALIKLYYATNGSQWKIKWDLSLSVSTWYGVQVENGKVTALNLGDNNLEGQLPSEFFDLVNLTSVDLHKNKLQGQLPKAINNFKELEVLDISLNQLSGAIPETICDLQKLRDLELSKNKISGELPVEIGKLNQLEVLSLFDNEIEGQLPNSIYKIPALKVLLLNSNKFSGSLSGEVVNFNALQNLSLFNNGFEGEIPKGLEKLHNLSEMNLSYNKFAGGVSKNLALLDALNMTMFDENGNMFLLELNAEKENTVIIEN is encoded by the coding sequence ATGAAATGCCTAACAACTCTTTTGCTAATATTCGGCTTTACGCTGAATATTTTTGCAGATACTGTATCTGATAAAGAAAAAGACGCTCTGATAAAATTATATTACGCAACAAATGGATCACAATGGAAAATTAAATGGGATTTATCATTGTCAGTTTCAACTTGGTATGGCGTTCAGGTCGAAAATGGAAAGGTAACGGCGCTTAATTTAGGCGACAATAATCTGGAAGGACAATTGCCTTCTGAGTTTTTTGATTTAGTGAATTTGACTTCTGTTGATTTGCATAAAAATAAATTACAAGGTCAATTACCAAAAGCAATTAATAATTTCAAGGAGCTTGAAGTTTTAGATATTTCGCTTAATCAGCTTTCGGGAGCAATACCGGAAACTATTTGCGATTTGCAAAAGCTAAGAGATTTAGAACTTTCTAAGAATAAAATTTCGGGAGAGTTACCAGTAGAAATTGGAAAATTAAACCAATTAGAAGTGTTGTCTTTATTTGATAATGAGATTGAAGGGCAATTGCCAAATTCGATTTATAAGATTCCTGCGTTAAAGGTTTTACTTTTAAATAGTAATAAATTCTCAGGAAGTTTGAGCGGAGAAGTGGTAAACTTCAATGCTTTGCAAAATCTTAGTTTGTTTAACAATGGTTTTGAAGGTGAGATTCCTAAAGGACTTGAAAAGTTGCATAATTTATCTGAGATGAATCTTTCGTACAATAAATTTGCCGGAGGCGTATCAAAAAACTTAGCATTATTGGATGCTTTAAATATGACGATGTTCGACGAAAATGGAAACATGTTTTTGTTAGAACTAAATGCAGAAAAAGAAAATACCGTAATAATAGAAAATTAA
- a CDS encoding helix-turn-helix domain-containing protein, with the protein MKHLTIIVPNGDNNLSSITGAFEIFNKANLYNKVNGKKELFSIQLAGISEKVDFNGGLFTVKPHLNISAITKTDLIIIPSLNHNYSLALKDNEQLLPWLEKQYSNGAEIATICTGAFVLAASGLLDGKSCSTHWSVTENFKSMFPKVNLQVDELITDEKGIYTNGGAYSFLNLMIYLIEKYYDRNTAIYCSKVFQIEMNRNTQSQFAIFTGQKKHDDEMVQLAQSYIEKNLDEKISIGELSSKLNVGRRNFDRRFIKATGNTPIEYSQRVKIEAAKKAFETNRKTINEVMYEVGYSDVKAFREVFRKITGMSPLEYKRKYHKDVVLVA; encoded by the coding sequence ATGAAACATCTTACCATTATAGTTCCAAATGGAGATAATAATCTTTCTAGTATTACTGGTGCTTTTGAAATCTTCAACAAAGCAAATCTTTATAATAAGGTAAATGGCAAAAAGGAGTTATTCTCGATACAATTGGCTGGTATTTCTGAAAAAGTAGATTTCAATGGCGGATTATTTACCGTAAAACCGCATCTTAATATCTCGGCAATTACTAAAACGGATCTTATCATTATACCTTCTTTAAACCATAATTATAGTCTTGCGCTAAAAGATAATGAGCAATTATTGCCGTGGTTAGAAAAACAATATTCAAACGGTGCCGAAATTGCCACGATTTGTACTGGCGCATTTGTGCTTGCAGCGTCTGGATTATTAGACGGAAAAAGTTGTTCTACACATTGGTCTGTAACCGAAAATTTCAAATCAATGTTTCCTAAAGTAAATTTACAAGTCGACGAATTAATTACGGATGAAAAAGGAATTTACACCAATGGCGGCGCTTATTCGTTTCTTAATTTGATGATTTATCTGATCGAGAAATATTATGATCGAAATACTGCAATTTATTGTTCGAAAGTTTTTCAGATCGAAATGAACCGAAATACGCAATCTCAATTTGCTATATTCACAGGTCAAAAAAAGCATGATGACGAAATGGTTCAATTGGCACAATCTTACATCGAAAAAAACTTAGACGAAAAAATATCTATTGGAGAATTATCCTCAAAACTAAATGTTGGAAGAAGAAATTTCGACCGAAGATTTATAAAAGCCACCGGAAATACTCCTATAGAATATTCGCAAAGAGTGAAAATTGAAGCGGCAAAAAAAGCCTTTGAAACCAACCGAAAAACAATAAACGAAGTAATGTATGAAGTCGGTTATTCTGATGTTAAAGCATTCCGTGAAGTATTCCGAAAAATTACCGGAATGTCTCCGTTAGAATACAAAAGAAAATACCATAAAGATGTTGTTTTGGTTGCCTAA
- a CDS encoding EthD family reductase, with protein MAKMTVIYTTPKDKEFFEKHYFEVHVPLAKQLPGLLKYEINNSPVISLTGHNDVYRVANLYFNSLDEMMESFKSDIGQQCAVDRMIFASDDEVQIYVYDSINT; from the coding sequence ATGGCAAAAATGACTGTGATTTACACAACTCCAAAGGATAAAGAATTTTTCGAAAAACATTATTTTGAAGTACATGTTCCATTGGCTAAACAATTGCCGGGATTATTGAAATATGAAATCAATAATAGTCCGGTTATTTCGCTTACAGGACATAATGATGTTTATCGTGTAGCCAATTTATATTTTAATTCACTTGATGAAATGATGGAATCTTTTAAGTCAGATATTGGGCAGCAATGTGCGGTTGACCGAATGATTTTTGCCAGCGATGACGAAGTTCAGATTTATGTGTATGATTCAATAAATACCTGA
- a CDS encoding DinB family protein has product MTTTVTPTTTLFVKMILDRWYASILNCDTLLNSVSDETLQKEIAPGKNRGIYLLGHLIAVHDDLLILLDMGPKLYPELNEPFIKSPDKIVKELPTAQELRSLWTKQSEAIKQKFDNLKPEEWFEKHTAVSIEDFEREPHRNKLNIVVTRTSHLQYHLGQLQLLK; this is encoded by the coding sequence ATGACAACAACAGTAACACCAACAACGACATTATTTGTCAAAATGATTTTAGACAGATGGTACGCTTCTATACTAAATTGCGATACATTACTAAATTCTGTAAGCGACGAAACTTTGCAAAAAGAAATTGCTCCGGGAAAAAACCGAGGCATTTATTTGCTTGGACATCTTATTGCGGTTCATGACGATTTATTAATTCTATTGGATATGGGACCAAAATTATATCCGGAACTAAATGAACCTTTCATTAAATCTCCTGATAAAATAGTAAAAGAACTTCCAACTGCACAAGAATTGAGAAGTTTATGGACAAAACAAAGTGAAGCAATAAAACAAAAATTTGACAATTTGAAACCCGAAGAATGGTTCGAAAAACATACGGCTGTAAGCATCGAAGATTTCGAGAGAGAACCTCATCGTAATAAATTGAATATTGTCGTAACAAGAACATCACATTTGCAATACCATTTAGGCCAATTGCAATTACTTAAATAA
- a CDS encoding SRPBCC domain-containing protein yields METSNFSTTILVDNSKEEVFKAINNVRGWWQGEIDGNTENLNDEFGYSVPGIHFSKQKIVEIIPNEKIVWLITDSKLSFVKDQSEWTGTKIVFEISEVNHKTQIRFSHLGLVPEFECYGDCSNAWSQLIEKSLFSLITTGKGVNVFG; encoded by the coding sequence ATGGAAACATCAAATTTTAGTACAACGATTTTAGTTGACAATTCTAAAGAAGAAGTTTTTAAAGCCATCAACAATGTTCGCGGTTGGTGGCAAGGTGAAATTGATGGAAACACAGAAAACCTCAACGATGAATTTGGTTATAGCGTACCGGGAATTCATTTTTCGAAACAAAAAATAGTCGAGATTATTCCGAATGAAAAAATTGTTTGGCTTATTACCGACAGCAAATTAAGTTTTGTAAAAGATCAAAGCGAATGGACGGGAACTAAAATTGTATTCGAAATCTCTGAAGTAAACCATAAAACACAAATCCGTTTTAGTCATTTGGGATTAGTTCCTGAATTTGAATGTTATGGAGATTGTTCAAATGCATGGAGTCAGCTTATCGAAAAGAGTTTATTCAGCTTAATAACTACAGGAAAAGGAGTCAACGTTTTTGGATAA
- a CDS encoding Crp/Fnr family transcriptional regulator, whose product MNETSEFYLFYKHIAKFSSITEGEFDDIMSYFSKITFKKGDNLAKLGEKVNHTYWISKGLAVSNYIDNLGKEHIMQFANEGCWITDQQAFYNQTIAIFDIVCLEQTEAISISFENREKLCAAIPKMENFFRRKANDSFVKQQKRLLTYMANDATERFNLLLKEYPDLIQRISKRKLAAYLGVSRETLSRLKR is encoded by the coding sequence TTGAACGAGACGTCTGAATTTTACCTCTTTTATAAACATATTGCAAAGTTTTCTTCTATTACAGAAGGAGAATTTGATGATATAATGTCTTATTTTTCAAAAATTACCTTCAAAAAAGGAGATAATCTTGCAAAACTAGGCGAAAAAGTAAACCACACTTATTGGATTTCTAAAGGTCTTGCGGTGTCTAATTATATAGATAATTTGGGCAAAGAACACATTATGCAATTTGCCAATGAAGGTTGCTGGATTACAGATCAACAGGCTTTTTATAACCAGACAATTGCCATTTTTGATATTGTTTGTCTGGAACAAACTGAGGCGATTTCGATTTCATTCGAGAACAGAGAAAAATTATGTGCAGCCATTCCTAAGATGGAAAATTTTTTTCGTCGAAAAGCCAACGACAGTTTTGTAAAACAGCAAAAACGACTTCTTACTTATATGGCAAACGATGCTACGGAGCGTTTTAATCTCTTACTGAAAGAGTACCCGGATTTGATACAAAGAATTTCAAAACGAAAATTAGCCGCTTACTTAGGCGTATCAAGGGAAACATTAAGCCGTTTGAAAAGATAA
- a CDS encoding saccharopine dehydrogenase NADP-binding domain-containing protein, translating to MENKIVIYGAYGHTGKFLVAQLYQQGFKPVLSGRDADKLNALSKDYPDLITKVADINQPETLDKAFADAEIIVNCAGPFLDTAEPIIQSTLRLGKHYLDVSAEQKAVLDIFEQFSEQAKIANVIIIPAAAFYGGLADLLSTTLTKDWDQVDEISSYIGLDSWHPTKGTRLTGERNHYQRFMFENNSLQPVLEVKSKVWDFPEPIATQEVVTVPLSEIITISRHINVNTINTYLSQNSLTDIRNDKTPEPKAADEKNRSNQVFCMEVVATKGNKSRSITAQGIDIYAVTAPLIVEALKRILTGKIQKQGVTTLGEAFDATDFLNALDTDDIVISEIKETEIN from the coding sequence ATGGAAAATAAAATAGTAATATACGGAGCTTACGGTCATACAGGAAAATTTTTAGTTGCTCAGCTTTATCAACAAGGTTTCAAACCTGTTCTTAGCGGACGTGATGCTGATAAGTTAAATGCTTTAAGTAAAGATTATCCGGATTTAATCACAAAAGTGGCAGACATCAATCAACCTGAAACTTTAGATAAGGCTTTCGCCGATGCAGAAATAATCGTAAACTGTGCAGGTCCATTTTTAGATACAGCAGAACCTATTATTCAATCTACGCTACGATTAGGAAAACATTATCTTGACGTAAGTGCTGAGCAAAAAGCAGTTTTGGACATCTTTGAACAATTCTCTGAACAGGCAAAAATAGCCAATGTAATTATAATTCCAGCGGCTGCATTTTACGGCGGTTTGGCAGATTTATTGAGTACAACACTTACCAAAGATTGGGATCAGGTTGATGAAATCTCAAGTTATATAGGCTTGGATTCCTGGCATCCTACAAAAGGAACTCGATTGACAGGAGAACGCAATCACTATCAAAGATTTATGTTTGAAAACAATAGTCTACAACCAGTTTTGGAAGTAAAATCTAAAGTTTGGGATTTTCCAGAACCAATAGCAACACAAGAAGTTGTAACGGTTCCGCTTTCGGAAATAATTACAATTTCGAGACATATAAATGTCAATACAATCAATACTTATTTGAGTCAAAATTCGCTGACCGATATTAGAAACGATAAAACGCCGGAACCCAAAGCTGCCGATGAAAAAAACAGATCTAATCAAGTTTTTTGTATGGAAGTTGTTGCTACAAAAGGCAATAAAAGCAGAAGTATTACGGCTCAGGGAATCGATATTTATGCCGTAACAGCGCCTTTGATTGTCGAAGCTTTGAAAAGAATTTTGACTGGAAAAATACAAAAACAAGGTGTTACAACATTAGGAGAAGCATTTGATGCCACAGATTTTTTAAATGCTCTTGATACTGATGATATTGTGATTTCGGAAATTAAAGAAACGGAAATTAATTAA
- a CDS encoding isocitrate lyase/phosphoenolpyruvate mutase family protein, whose translation MTNHFQKFKELHDQQEPLLIGNVWNVQSAKKLEDLGFKALGTSSYAIAETLGYADGEEMSFEEYLFITKRIAASVSTPLSVDLEAGYGKTVAEIVSNIKELNKIGVSGINIEDSVVEKGVRTIVDAESFAQKIKAVADELSKENIKIFINLRSDVFLLGLTDSLNEALKRIRIYETTEVHGLFFPCVTKIEDIEALTKATKLPINVMCMPDLPDFNKLQNAGVKRISMGNFLNNKIYQYLGSEVETVLKNQNFRSVF comes from the coding sequence ATGACAAATCATTTTCAAAAGTTTAAAGAATTACACGATCAGCAGGAACCTTTGTTGATTGGTAATGTTTGGAATGTACAAAGTGCGAAAAAATTGGAAGACTTAGGTTTCAAAGCCTTAGGAACTTCAAGCTATGCAATTGCTGAAACACTTGGATATGCTGATGGCGAAGAAATGAGTTTTGAGGAATATCTGTTTATTACAAAACGTATTGCGGCATCTGTATCTACGCCACTTTCTGTAGATCTGGAAGCGGGTTACGGAAAAACAGTTGCAGAAATTGTGTCAAATATCAAAGAACTGAATAAGATTGGCGTTTCGGGAATTAATATAGAAGATTCTGTAGTTGAAAAAGGAGTAAGAACAATCGTTGATGCAGAATCATTTGCTCAAAAAATTAAGGCTGTCGCCGATGAACTTTCAAAAGAGAATATAAAGATTTTTATCAATCTTAGATCTGATGTTTTTTTACTTGGATTGACCGATAGTCTAAACGAAGCTTTGAAAAGAATACGCATTTATGAAACTACAGAAGTTCACGGATTATTTTTCCCTTGTGTTACAAAAATCGAAGATATAGAAGCACTTACAAAAGCGACAAAATTGCCAATAAACGTAATGTGTATGCCAGATTTACCCGATTTTAATAAGCTGCAAAATGCAGGCGTAAAACGAATTAGTATGGGGAATTTTTTAAACAATAAAATATACCAATACTTAGGTTCTGAAGTTGAAACGGTTTTGAAAAACCAGAATTTTAGAAGCGTGTTTTAA
- a CDS encoding T9SS type A sorting domain-containing protein: protein MKKLYLLLPLLLPLLTYSQDIIWEKSYGGQHADYLFDAQPTADYGFILAGSSLSNKTGNKSDDNHGDLDYWVWKMTEKGELDWQKSFGGSGFDLLQSIKNTKDGGFILAGTSSSASGFQKTEDSKGLTDFWVIKLDASGTEQWQRTIGGNGSDELLCAFQTRDGGYILGGSSSSSPQPVSAAMPDAKSITTTKADLYSKSEKSRGNMDYWVVKLDKQGVIEWQKTYGGEYADILRSMEQTTDNGFILAGYSTSSRSGDKTENNKGTGDVWVIKINDVGVIEWQNSYGADGDDQPYVIHQTSDGGYIVGANSNSTNPLTSLGGIVGNGTDYWIFKLDEEGAVVWSKTYDFGKVDILTSLVENKDHTYLIGGYAQSERRVPREGVVGKLANVVAKEKDGINDYIALKIDEKGEELWNKTVGSAGEDILRKLIETRDGGYLMAGTSNSGASKDKNSNIGGNDFWVVKLKDKTKIEKVRSSLEAIPNPVSTYTNIIIGYDFTSGTVSVVDMTGRTLQNFSISSRTVPVDLSVYAEGIYIINVKTDVKTESVKVIKRITSK, encoded by the coding sequence ATGAAAAAACTCTACCTACTACTTCCTCTTTTATTGCCTTTACTTACTTATTCTCAGGATATTATTTGGGAAAAATCCTACGGAGGACAGCATGCAGATTATCTTTTTGATGCCCAGCCAACAGCCGATTACGGATTTATTTTGGCAGGAAGTTCATTATCGAATAAAACAGGAAATAAATCAGACGATAATCATGGAGATCTTGATTATTGGGTGTGGAAGATGACCGAAAAAGGAGAACTTGACTGGCAGAAAAGTTTTGGAGGAAGCGGATTTGACTTACTTCAGAGTATCAAAAACACAAAAGACGGCGGCTTTATTCTGGCAGGAACTTCAAGCTCGGCAAGCGGTTTTCAAAAAACAGAAGACTCTAAAGGACTTACGGATTTTTGGGTTATAAAACTGGATGCTTCAGGAACAGAGCAATGGCAACGAACAATTGGCGGGAATGGTTCGGATGAATTATTATGCGCTTTTCAGACCAGAGACGGAGGTTATATATTAGGAGGATCTTCAAGCTCGAGTCCTCAACCTGTTTCAGCTGCCATGCCTGATGCAAAATCAATAACCACTACCAAAGCCGATTTATACAGTAAATCCGAAAAAAGCCGAGGCAACATGGATTATTGGGTTGTAAAACTGGATAAACAAGGTGTTATTGAGTGGCAAAAAACATACGGAGGAGAATATGCAGATATACTTAGAAGTATGGAGCAAACCACCGATAATGGATTTATTCTGGCAGGATATTCCACTTCATCACGATCTGGTGATAAAACAGAGAATAATAAAGGGACTGGAGATGTGTGGGTTATAAAAATAAATGATGTTGGAGTTATAGAATGGCAAAATTCCTATGGAGCAGATGGCGATGACCAGCCTTATGTAATTCATCAGACCAGTGATGGCGGATATATTGTAGGAGCCAACTCCAATAGTACCAACCCGCTTACTTCATTGGGTGGAATTGTTGGAAACGGAACCGATTACTGGATTTTTAAATTAGATGAAGAAGGAGCAGTAGTTTGGAGTAAAACCTACGATTTTGGGAAAGTGGATATTTTGACTTCACTGGTAGAAAACAAAGACCATACGTATTTAATTGGCGGATATGCCCAAAGCGAAAGAAGGGTTCCAAGAGAAGGTGTCGTTGGGAAATTAGCCAACGTTGTTGCCAAAGAAAAAGACGGAATCAATGATTATATCGCCTTAAAGATTGATGAAAAAGGAGAAGAACTGTGGAATAAAACCGTTGGAAGTGCAGGTGAGGACATCCTAAGAAAATTGATCGAAACCCGAGATGGAGGATATTTAATGGCAGGAACGTCAAATTCAGGGGCTTCAAAAGATAAAAACTCCAATATTGGAGGAAATGATTTTTGGGTTGTAAAACTCAAAGACAAAACAAAAATCGAAAAAGTGAGATCGAGTCTGGAAGCTATACCTAATCCGGTATCGACTTATACCAACATCATTATAGGTTATGATTTTACCTCAGGAACAGTCAGTGTTGTGGATATGACAGGCAGAACGCTGCAGAACTTCAGTATTTCCAGCAGAACTGTACCAGTAGATTTAAGCGTTTATGCAGAAGGGATTTACATCATCAACGTTAAAACAGATGTTAAAACCGAGTCTGTAAAAGTGATTAAAAGAATAACAAGTAAATAA